One segment of Poecile atricapillus isolate bPoeAtr1 chromosome 5, bPoeAtr1.hap1, whole genome shotgun sequence DNA contains the following:
- the FASTKD2 gene encoding FAST kinase domain-containing protein 2, mitochondrial: MNNKISYLLNTVRCVHRYSSVLIPKSSATARKHIFWIGRYRDPLGNVNFRKLLLNILPSLHGSSLRFLSQKADVYSTGAEALVSEKASQSSLEVEKLDDAGSFKPKHVVDHSDPFFTSLRKCTCPSDALDLASEAAVSIKHYTNCLTMAWRLFKNLSEEQQRYEKQLIFEHPAFRKLCQQLLRDARRMTRGDLVFSLHALVNLGVPQNTLLVQTLVRVCQEKLNHLDNRCISVLATTLAGMDKDKNVSALQAGLQLLVEQRISSIRDIFILQNLMKCLGKDAPVFLKKKIEMAVVREIDGLTFPNALRMFFALAAMSYCSLPILNPCSKKIQENVHDVPFRQLILILEACHTLQYRNVNLFSALADYVHSTAYLWDKRQIILFLSACETLGFQPTELLDIFAEKVTEDPDFLNLKNLLIVLRVYSRLNHVPRVQKHLFFETLHSCLNKYLPQISSTELLKAVYSLGILGYLPRRALDELLQKDSKDELTVSDDLKEQNTVMLRCVKTCMELDSPSFTKPAFVLTENLSSLVSLNLRKAQEALIELLGDENMFRQNVQLPYRYHIDFEIRMDSDRKKVLPIAPTDDHPDSHVQRLAFLFAPMSAFCLGTTHPRGNLAMKKRHLNKLGYRVILIQNKKFQEMKNEDAIEFLKRKIYSEDAFSFPESTVQDNN, translated from the exons atgaataataaaataagtTATTTGTTAAATACTGTTAGATGTGTGCATAGGTACAGTTCTGTGCTCATTCCCAAATCTTCAGCCACagcaagaaaacacattttctggaTTGGGAGATACAGAGATCCCTTAGGAAATGTGAACTTCAGGAAactacttttaaatattttgccttcTCTGCATGGGTCGTCTCTTCGATTTCTATCTCAAAAGGCAGATGTTTATAGCACAGGTGCAGAGGCTTTGGTGAGTGAGAAGGCTTCCCAGAGCTCCTTGGAAGTTGAAAAGTTGGATGATGCTGGGAGCTTCAAACCGAAGCATGTAGTGGATCACAGTGACCCATTCTTTACCAGTCTCCGGAAATGCACCTGTCCTTCCGATGCGCTGGACTTGGCTTCGGAGGCAGCTGTTTCCATTAAGCACTACACAAACTGTTTAACCATGGCCTGGAGGCTCTTCAAGAACCTGTCAGAAGAGCAGCAGCGCTATGAGAAGCAGTTGATCTTTGAGCACCCGGCTTTCAggaagctgtgccagcagctgctgcgcGACGCGCGCAGGATGACGCGTGGGGACCTGGTGTTCAGCCTGCACGCCCTGGTGAACCTCGGCGTGCCACAGAACACGCTCCTAGTCCAGACCTTGGTGAGGGTGTGCCAA GAGAAGCTCAATCACCTGGATAACCGATGTATCTCAGTTTTGGCAACTACGTTAGCAGGGATGGATAAAGACAAGAATGTGAGCGCTCTTCAAGCTGGATTACA GTTACTAGTGGAGCAGCGCATTTCAAGTATCAGAGACATCTTTATTCTGCAAAACCTGATGAAATGCCTGGGGAAGGATGCTCcagtttttctgaaaaagaaaatagag ATGGCAGTTGTGAGAGAAATAGATGGTTTGACTTTTCCGAATGCTCTGCGTATGTTTTTCGCTCTTGCTGCAATGAGTTATTGTTCCCTTCCAATCCTGAATCCCTGCAGTAAAAAGATCCAGG aaaatgtCCATGATGTTCCATTTCGGCAGTTAATTCTCATTCTGGAAGCTTGTCACACTCTCCAGTACCGTAATGTAAACCTGTTTTCAGCATTAGCAGACTATGTTCATTCTACTGCCTACCTTTGGGACAAAAGACAG ataatcctttttctttctgcctgtgAGACACTTGGCTTTCAGCCTACTGAATTGCTGGATATTTTTGCTGAGAAGGTGACAGAAGACCCTGATTTCCTTAACTTGAAAAACCTTTTGATTGTTCTTCGAGTGTATTCTCGACTCAACCATGTTCCCAGAGTCCAAAAGCACCT GTTTTTTGAGACTCTTCACAGTTGCTTGAATAAGTACCTGCCTCAGATTTCCAGCACAGAACTGCTGAAGGCAGTGTATTCACTTGGCATCTTAGGATATCTTCCCCGACGTGCACTTGATGAGTTGCTGCAAAAGGACAGCAAGGATGAACTTACAGTGTCAG ATGATCTTAAAGAACAAAACACAGTGATGCTTCGCTGTGTGAAAACGTGTATGGAGCTTGACAGCCCTTCTTTCACAAAGCCTGCATTTGTGCTGACTGAGAATTTGTCCTCATTAGTATCTCTTAATCTCAGAAAAGCTCAGGAGGCACTGATAGAACTACTGGGAGATGAGAACATGTTTCGGCAAAATGTTCAGCTGCCATACAGATATCATATTG attttgAAATCAGAATGGATTCAGACAGAAAGAAAGTGCTCCCCATAGCTCCAACAGATGATCATCCTGACTCTCATGTTCAGAG GTTGGCTTTTCTGTTTGCTCCTATGTCTGCCTTCTGTCTGGGTACTACACACCCCCGGGGGAACTTGGCAATGAAGAAGCGGCATCTAAATAAACTAGGCTATCGTGTAATTCTG ATCCAGAACAAGAAGtttcaggaaatgaaaaatgaagatgCAATTGagtttttgaaaagaaaaatttattcagaagatgctttttcttttcctgaatcAACTGTGCAggataataattaa
- the CPO gene encoding carboxypeptidase O: protein MWPPLGIIFSLGILIPGKFSLKLQYDRDQVLHIVPETFQQVQHLQLLCSTLMLDLWKPLLPEDIRAGEDLHIRVPAPLVQEVKDSFDQHMISYRVLIPDVQKLVDQSMLRERSSHRKVSAGYVYTEYHPMEEIYQWMTQIQKNNSELVTQHFLGKTFENRPMYYLQISQPSNEPKKIIWMDCGIHAREWISPAFCQWFVKEILQNYKTDPKISRFLKNLDLYVLPVLNIDGYIYSWEKERLWRKNRSPYGNGTCYGTDLNRNFNSSWGSVGVSFNCSSEVFCGSGPESEPETRAVAQFIKSKKSDILCYLTIHSYGQLILTPYGSTTKPPSNNEELMQVAKEAAAALTGKYGTSYRVGSTALILYSNSGSSRDWAHTIGIPLSYTFELRDTGTHGFVLPPNQIQPTCEETMLAVTTIIDYVDKKYFPGGDVMLTSSSLGLSLCLSIVFILTVS, encoded by the exons ATGTGGCCTCCTCTTGGGATCATCTTTTCTCTGGGGATACTAATTCCTGGAAAATTCAGTTTGAAATTGCAATATGACAG GGATCAGGTTTTGCATATTGTGCCAGAAACATTTCAGCAAGTCCAGCATCTTCAGCTTCTTTGCAGTACCTTAATG CTGGATTTGTGGAAGCCCCTGCTACCTGAAGACATCAGGGCTGGAGAAGACCTGCACATAAGGGTCCCAGCCCCTCTGGTGCAAGAGGTGAAAGACAGCTTTGATCAGCATATGATATCTTACAG AGTCCTAATACCTGATGTGCAGAAACTTGTGGATCAGAGCATGctgagggagaggagcagccacAGAAAGGTCTCAGCAGGTTATGTCTACACCGAGTACCATCCAATGGAAGAG ATTTATCAGTGGATGACTCAGATTCAGAAGAACAACAGTGAGCTGGTGACTCAGCACTTCCTGGGGAAGACATTTGAGAATCGACCAATGTATTACCTACAG ATCAGCCAACCATCAAATGAACCCAAAAAGATAATTTGGATGGACTGTGGGATTCATGCCAGAGAATGGATCTCTCCAGCCTTCTGTCAGTGGTTTGTAAAAGAA attctTCAAAATTACAAAACTGACCCAAAGATAAGCAGATTTCTGAAGAATTTAGACCTCTATGTCTTGCCAGTCCTCAATATTGATGGCTACATCTATTCCTGGGAAAAA gaGCGTTTGTGGAGGAAAAACCGTTCTCCATATGGGAATGGCACCTGCTATGGCACAGATCTGAACCGAAACTTCAATTCATCCTGGGGCA GTGTTGGTGTATCTTTTAATTGCAGCAGTGAGGTCTTCTGTGGATCTGGACCAGAATCAGAGCCCGAGACAAGAGCTGTGGCTCAGTTTATCAAAAGCAAGAAGAGTGACATTTTGTGTTATTTAACAATTCACTCCTATGGACAGCTCATCCTCACTCCATATGGTTCCACAACTAAACCTCCAAGTAACAACGAAGAACTG ATGCAAGTTGCaaaggaagcagctgctgcattGACAGGAAAGTATGGGACCAGCTATAGAGTAGGATCAACTGCTTTAATTTTAT ACAGTAACTCAGGCTCCTCACGGGACTGGGCCCACACGATTGGCATTCCGCTGTCTTACACATTTGAACTGCGAGACACGGGTACTCATGGATTTGTTCTCCCTCCTAACCAAATCCAGCCCACGTGTGAGGAGACTATGTTGGCTGTGACAACTATCATAGACTATGTTGATAAGAAGTACTTCCCAGGTGGAGATGTGATGCTGACCTCCAGCAGCTTGGGCCTGAGCCTTTGCCTGAGTATTGTATTTATATTGACCGTTTCTTAA